A window from Mangifera indica cultivar Alphonso chromosome 2, CATAS_Mindica_2.1, whole genome shotgun sequence encodes these proteins:
- the LOC123200142 gene encoding uncharacterized protein LOC123200142, with translation MCRKRKAIELTGFWMNIRDGLVGENIFCCKKFAVSADNDELAVMVFLNLELMVWRSCDKKWVDLGFGDVDVQDIVYYKKQFHVEMSNGHILSVNSESLELDAEEQEWIEVKDLEGRALFLFDGGSLFILSKVSGNKTKLCLYG, from the exons ATGTGCAGGAAACGGAAGGCTATAGAATTGACTGGGTTCTGGATGAACATCCGAGACGGTTTAGTgggtgaaaatatattttgttgcaAAAAGTTTGCCGTCTCTGCAGATAATGATGAGTTAGCAGTTATGGTTTTTCTGAATTTGGAATTGATGGTTTGGAGGAGCTGTGATAAGAAATGGGTCGACTTGGGTTTTGGTGATGTTGATGTTCaggatattgtttattataagaAGCAGTTTCATGTGGAAATGTCAAATGGGCATATTTTAAGCGTTAATTCGGAGTCTTTGGAG CTAGACGCAGAAGAGCAAGAGTGGATTGAAGTGAAGGATTTGGAGGGTAGAGCATTGTTTCTGTTTGATGGAGGTAGcttatttattttgtctaaaGTTTCCGGCAATAAAACCAAATTGTGTTTATATGGGTGA